From the Glandiceps talaboti chromosome 10, keGlaTala1.1, whole genome shotgun sequence genome, one window contains:
- the LOC144441320 gene encoding flavin-containing monooxygenase 5-like — protein sequence MPKRVAIIGAGSSGLGAIKCCLDEGLEPVCFEKGTDIGGLWNYHTDIKEGHASVFRSTIINTSKEIMCFSDFPAPKEYPNFMHNTWVVKYFRLFANHFGLLQYIHFNMVTESVQPASDYATSGKWDVKYTDTEKNDTKTETFDAVLVCSGHHVDPHKPTFPGQDEFQGRIVHTHDYKVPKGYENKRILVIGIGNSGGDAAVELARVGSQVFLSTRRGSWILNRVSDEGYPIDLVIIRRFLKMLPASIRLKQTIKKLNHRFNHANYGLQPDFPPSAQHPMVNDLLPNEILSGRVKIKANVKLFMKSSVEFEDGTVEEDIDEVIMATGYIFGFPFLDESVVKVTNNEVSVYKYVFPPSLKHGTLAIIGLIQPLGAINAISEMQCRWATRVFKGLANLPSKEVMIGDIQAKKEAMATRYVKSQRHTIQVDYIPYMDELANQIGVRPNFQQMIFSDPKLAWKCVLGPFTPYQYRLVGPGKWNGAKEAIETIWERVIYATKTRPVKEAKKGSGFGDGLKIFIFIAVVMAFVMKYYK from the exons ATGCCTAAGAGAGTGGCTATTATTGGAGCTGGATCAAGTGGTCTTGGTGCCATCAAATGTTGTCTTGATGAAGGCTTAGAACCAGTGTGTTTTGAGAAGGGTACAGACATTGGAGGTTTATGGAACTACCATACTGATATCAAAGAAGGCCATGCCAGCGTTTTCCGTTCTACCATCATCAATACAAGTAAGGAAATCATGTGTTTCAGTGATTTTCCAGCACCCAAAGAATATCCTAACTTTATGCATAATACTTGGGTAGTGAAATATTTCCGATTATTTGCTAATCATTTTGGTCTCCTTCAATACATCCATTTCAACATGGTTACTGAGAGTGTTCAACCTGCCTCTGACTACGCTACTTCTGGTAAATGGGATGTGAAGTATACAGACACTGAGAAGAACGACACCAAAACTGAAACCTTTGATGCAGTATTGGTATGTTCAGGTCACCATGTGGATCCACATAAACCAACATTTCCTGGTCAAGATGAGTTCCAGGGTCGGATTGTACACACCCATGATTACAAGGTTCCTAAAGGGTACGAGAACAAACGTATCTTGGTGATTGGTATTGGAAATTCTGGTGGTGATGCAGCAGTGGAGTTGGCAAGGGTTGGGTCACAG GTTTTCTTGAGTACAAGAAGAGGAAGTTGGATTTTGAACAGAGTTAGTGATGAAGGTTATCCAATAGACTTGGTCATTATTCGACGTTTTTTGAAGATGTTGCCAGCTTCAATTAGACTAAAACAAACGATAAAGAAACTGAATCATCGTTTCAACCATGCCAACTATGGTCTTCAACCAGACTTTCCTCCATCGGCACAACATCCTATGGTCAATGACCTGTTGCCAAATGAGATTTTGTCAGGTCGTGTCAAGATCAAGGCCAATGTCAAGCTATTCATGAAATCCAGTGTCGAGTTTGAAGATGGCACAGTAGAAGAAGATATTGATGAAGTTATCATGGCAACAGGTTACATCTTTGGTTTCCCATTTCTGGATGAATCCGTTGTCAAGGTAACCAACAACGAGGTGTCAGTGTATAAGTATGTCTTCCCACCAAGTTTGAAACACGGAACCCTTGCGATTATTGGACTAATTCAGCCACTTGGTGCCATAAATGCCATCTCAGAAATGCAGTGTCGTTGGGCTACACGAGTCTTCAAGGGACTTGCTAACCTTCCAAGCAAAGAAGTCATGATTGGTGACATCCAGGCCAAGAAAGAAGCCATGGCAACACGATATGTCAAATCACAGCGTCACACAATCCAGGTGGACTACATTCCATACATGGATGAGCTAGCCAATCAGATCGGAGTACGGCCAAATTTCCAGCAGATGATTTTCAGTGATCCCAAACTTGCATGGAAATGTGTGTTAGGTCCATTCACACCATATCAGTATCGTTTGGTTGGTCCTGGAAAATGGAATGGTGCCAAGGAAGCCATTGAAACCATATGGGAAAGGGTGATATATGCTACCAAGACGCGTCCAGTGAAGGAGGCAAAGAAGGGGTCAGGGTTCGGTGATGGCTTGAAGATATTTATCTTCATTGCTGTTGTTATGGCATTTGTAATGAAGTATTACAAATAA